One genomic segment of Elusimicrobia bacterium HGW-Elusimicrobia-1 includes these proteins:
- a CDS encoding ABC transporter ATP-binding protein has protein sequence MSENIIELKSIKKTYSSGLFRPVKTAAVCGVDLSVKRGEIFGLLGPNGAGKTTILNIIIGLLAADAGSVGIMGEDSTRGMSDRIRNKMNMCSGNPNFPWCMTVTEILFFYGLLYGLGARRSREAAQKWIKSFELEKHACTRFDELSTGTKQRLAMAKSLLNDPDILLLDEPTIGLDPDIARKIRTLIKKIHAETSITIILTTHYMKEAEELAGRIAFIKNGSVTALGTSEELRGITKQEDLEGAFLELAADDKLYYERH, from the coding sequence ATGTCAGAAAATATAATAGAACTCAAAAGCATCAAAAAAACTTATTCGTCGGGATTGTTCCGTCCGGTAAAAACCGCCGCCGTATGCGGTGTCGACCTGTCGGTGAAAAGAGGCGAGATATTCGGACTCCTCGGCCCGAACGGCGCGGGAAAAACCACGATACTAAACATAATAATAGGGTTGCTGGCGGCCGACGCGGGCTCCGTAGGAATAATGGGGGAGGACTCCACGCGGGGAATGTCCGACCGTATACGCAATAAAATGAATATGTGCTCGGGCAATCCAAATTTTCCCTGGTGCATGACCGTCACGGAAATCCTGTTTTTTTATGGATTACTCTATGGTCTGGGCGCAAGACGTTCCCGCGAGGCCGCACAAAAATGGATAAAGTCGTTCGAGCTCGAAAAACATGCCTGCACAAGATTCGATGAACTATCGACAGGGACAAAACAGCGTCTTGCCATGGCCAAATCCCTTCTCAATGATCCGGACATACTGCTTCTCGACGAACCGACAATCGGGCTCGACCCCGACATAGCCCGCAAAATAAGGACACTTATAAAGAAAATACACGCCGAAACATCCATAACTATAATACTGACTACCCATTATATGAAAGAGGCCGAGGAACTCGCCGGAAGAATCGCTTTTATAAAAAACGGCTCCGTCACCGCCCTCGGAACTTCGGAAGAATTACGCGGAATAACAAAGCAGGAAGATCTCGAAGGCGCGTTTCTTGAACTCGCCGCCGACGATAAACTTTATTATGAACGCCATTAA
- a CDS encoding ABC transporter ATP-binding protein, whose translation MDAVVFDSVTKRYRDASVRYLFRPRISQGVENLSFSVAGGETFGLLGLNGAGKTTAFKLIMGLLRPDEGRVLVSGVSPSDSSVLRDIGYLPEISYFHKNLTVRETLQFLSALSGVKVGETGIKETLSMVGLGDFASRKVGKLSKGMQQRLSMAQSLIHNPGILIYDEPTSGLDPLGIREMRGLLESLKKSGKTIILSSHITSEVEKLCDRVGIIKSGRLIKIASAAEFSRPGELENIFVGAVS comes from the coding sequence ATGGACGCCGTAGTTTTCGACTCCGTCACCAAACGTTACCGCGACGCTTCCGTCAGGTATCTTTTCAGACCCCGTATTTCGCAGGGTGTGGAAAATCTGAGTTTTTCCGTCGCAGGCGGCGAGACGTTCGGGTTGCTCGGACTAAACGGCGCCGGAAAAACAACTGCCTTCAAGCTCATTATGGGGCTCCTTCGTCCCGACGAGGGGCGGGTGCTGGTATCGGGCGTTTCGCCATCGGACTCTTCGGTACTCCGCGACATAGGATATCTTCCTGAAATATCGTACTTTCATAAAAATCTGACCGTACGCGAAACATTGCAATTTCTCTCGGCCCTTTCCGGCGTGAAGGTCGGCGAAACCGGAATAAAAGAAACTCTGTCGATGGTGGGTCTGGGAGATTTTGCGTCGCGCAAAGTCGGCAAACTATCCAAGGGAATGCAGCAGCGTCTGAGTATGGCGCAGTCGCTGATACATAATCCCGGCATACTCATTTACGACGAGCCGACATCGGGGCTGGATCCGCTGGGTATACGAGAAATGCGGGGACTTCTGGAATCTCTGAAAAAATCCGGCAAGACGATAATACTTTCTTCGCACATAACTTCGGAGGTCGAAAAACTTTGCGATCGCGTGGGTATCATAAAGTCGGGCCGTCTCATAAAAATCGCTTCGGCGGCGGAATTTTCGCGCCCCGGCGAACTGGAGAATATTTTTGTGGGGGCGGTATCATGA
- a CDS encoding ABC transporter permease yields MNAIKREIEKTLAFTYRNYIFLKRNIFTFFEILFWPMMGLFSIGLMGSFLGLGENMLSFLLTGTILSGVVQVTQLDVSYGVLYEIWSKSVKQIFVAPVRHYNYILGSWLVGIARGALVFAFMSFLAGKIFGFVQPPLKIMLISLAGIFLMALLIGMTVSLSVLVFGQRIDIIAWSLTVMLMLVCGIYYPVSFLPAPVAAIAKLIPLTYFLEYFRVPYGFHSSLGSPLLKGFGLLAAYLVILYGFIVMAYRRSRRSGAILRLSE; encoded by the coding sequence ATGAACGCCATTAAGCGCGAAATAGAAAAGACACTGGCCTTCACTTACAGAAATTACATATTTCTGAAGCGGAATATCTTCACTTTTTTTGAAATTCTTTTCTGGCCGATGATGGGGCTTTTTTCGATAGGACTTATGGGTAGTTTTCTGGGGCTGGGGGAAAATATGCTCTCGTTCCTGCTTACGGGAACGATACTTTCCGGAGTGGTGCAGGTAACGCAACTCGACGTGTCGTACGGAGTTCTATACGAGATTTGGTCTAAAAGTGTCAAGCAAATATTCGTTGCTCCCGTAAGGCACTACAATTATATTCTGGGTTCCTGGCTGGTGGGCATAGCAAGAGGCGCTCTGGTGTTCGCGTTTATGAGTTTTCTTGCCGGTAAAATCTTCGGATTCGTCCAGCCGCCGCTAAAAATAATGCTGATTTCATTAGCCGGCATATTTCTGATGGCTCTTCTGATCGGAATGACGGTCAGTTTGTCGGTGCTGGTTTTTGGCCAGCGCATAGACATAATAGCGTGGTCACTGACGGTAATGCTAATGCTGGTATGCGGCATTTATTACCCCGTCAGTTTTCTGCCGGCGCCCGTGGCCGCCATCGCCAAACTCATTCCGCTGACGTACTTTCTTGAATATTTCCGCGTTCCCTACGGATTTCACTCGTCGCTCGGTTCGCCGCTTCTCAAAGGTTTCGGACTTCTTGCCGCCTACCTGGTAATCCTCTACGGTTTCATCGTCATGGCGTATCGAAGATCCCGCCGCTCCGGCGCGATTCTTCGTTTATCGGAATAA